The DNA window TTATGAACGGGTCTATAACACTGCCGTTAATCTATACTTATAGAACGCTTGCAAAAGAGAAGCAGAAACAGCTGATTGAATTTATCCGGAGCGGAGACCGGGATAAGATAAATTTTGTATATGATTTTGTAGTAGAATCCGGCGGTATAGAAAAATCACAGGAAAAAGCATCCGAGCTTCTGAAACAAACATTAAATATTCTTGACAAATTTCCTGATTCAAATTATAGGAAGGCATTGTATTCATTAACAGATGGGGCGCTAACGAGAATTGTATGAGAAAAAATATATTCAAAATTATATTTCTGTGCCTGATTATTTCTATAAGCTGTAATAGAAACAAAGTACATTTCCCGGTTGAAGATACAAGGCTTCTAATGGATACAGTGGTGAGAGTGGCAGTATACGACAGCCCCGGGCCTGAAAATCGAATTAGAAAAGCTATCGACTCAGCATTTGAAATTATGAAAATGCTTGAAGATGAGACATCTTCACATATTGATACGAGTGATGTATGTAAATTAAACGGCAGTTCTGGTATACACGGAATGATTGTGCACAAATCGGTTCTGAATATTTTAAAGAGATCAATTGAGATATCTGAACAAACAGATGGATTTTTTGATATCACAATAGGGGCAGTTAAAAATATATGGCCATTTGAACAGCCAGACCCGAAAGTTCCCTCAAAAGAGAATATTAAAAGACTGCTGAAGTTTGTTAATTTTAGAAATATTTCAATTGCAGGTGATACTGTATTTTTGGAAAAGAGGGGGATGAGTATAGATCTGGGAGGCGTTGCAAAAGGCTATATTATAGATGCTGCTGTCAAGAGTTTAGAAGAGAACGGAGTCAAGGCAGGTATAGTTGATGCGGGCGGAGATTTAAGGATATTTGGTAAAAATCCCGAAAAAGAAAAATGGAAAATCGGCATTATAAATCCAAGAAAAAAAAGCGGCCTATCCGGAGTAATATATACAGACGCAAAAAGTATCGCAACATCAGGGGATTATGAAAGATATTTTATGTATAACGGAGTAAGGTACCACCACATTCTAAACCCCTTTACAGGTTTTCCAGCGAGGGGTTGTGTAAGTGTTACAATAATTACTGATACAGGTATGAATGCCGATGCCCTTGCAACAGCCGTTTTCGTAATGGGGCATAAGCGTGGATTGGAATTTATTGAAAAAAAACAGGGGGTTGAAGGAATAATTATGTATGAAGACAAGGGAGTGCTGAAGACATCTGCAACTTCCGGAATTAAAGACAATTATTCAATAATTGAAACAGGGAGGTAAAAATGGCCCGG is part of the bacterium genome and encodes:
- a CDS encoding FAD:protein FMN transferase — protein: MRKNIFKIIFLCLIISISCNRNKVHFPVEDTRLLMDTVVRVAVYDSPGPENRIRKAIDSAFEIMKMLEDETSSHIDTSDVCKLNGSSGIHGMIVHKSVLNILKRSIEISEQTDGFFDITIGAVKNIWPFEQPDPKVPSKENIKRLLKFVNFRNISIAGDTVFLEKRGMSIDLGGVAKGYIIDAAVKSLEENGVKAGIVDAGGDLRIFGKNPEKEKWKIGIINPRKKSGLSGVIYTDAKSIATSGDYERYFMYNGVRYHHILNPFTGFPARGCVSVTIITDTGMNADALATAVFVMGHKRGLEFIEKKQGVEGIIMYEDKGVLKTSATSGIKDNYSIIETGR